A genome region from Schistocerca nitens isolate TAMUIC-IGC-003100 chromosome 4, iqSchNite1.1, whole genome shotgun sequence includes the following:
- the LOC126252762 gene encoding UDP-glucosyltransferase 2-like isoform X1 — MASCNLHNSLAFHHDMKIALLLLPLLFHACTCARILGINPTPSISHQLPFLIIMRALAEHGHQVTIITTDPMKDPPPNTTQVDVSFMYEKWKRDVHFFQLSQLPKFDAANFMGGVAVSDCEAQFQFPAVKELVQSGQKFDVVIMELFLHFCYLGMVQKLGAPPVVGFWSAELYPHLHRIVGNPVNPAYFPEFQSTYTDHMTFWERAHNAYDTLQSFRMPGDFGPRQDETMRKHFGSELHSIHELQYNISLLLANNHYCTGYPKPLQPNVIQMTGLHITGKSNPLPQDIQRFLDGAKQGAIYFSLGSNVKSSSLPGDTLRALLEAFSQLPQRVLWKFEDDSLPGKPANVMVAKWLPQQDVLAHPNVRLFITQGGLQSFNEAAYYGVPLIGIPFFGDQGYNVAKMVSAGIGMKLDFKSITKEKMLQTIQTVLGDKSYQENMKRYSAVYREHQRTSLENAVWWVEYVIRHQGAPHLRSAALDLRWWQLLLLDVLAFILAVAAVAAFAFYRLMRCLVSTVSRPSKIKKQ; from the exons CATCACGACATGAAGATCGCCCTGCTGCTTTTGCCGCTGTTGTTCCACGCGTGCACATGTGCGAGGATCCTGGGCATCAATCCCACACCGTCCATCAGCCACCAGCTGCCCTTCCTCATCATCATGCGAGCTCTCGCTGAACATGGTCACCAAGTCACCATCATCACCACTGACCCTATGAAG GATCCACCGCCAAACACTACCCAAGTCGATGTATCCTTCATGTACGAAAAGTGGAAAAGAGATGTCCATTTCTTCCAGTTGTCTCAACTTCCGAAGTTCGATGCCGCCAACTTCATGGGAGGGGTTGCTGTATCTGACTGTGAAGCTCAGTTCCAATTTCCGGCTGTGAAGGAACTAGTCCA GTCAGGTCAGAAATTCGACGTGGTGATCATGGAGCTGTTCCTGCACTTCTGCTACCTCGGCATGGTGCAGAAGCTGGGCGCTCCCCCCGTGGTTGGCTTCTGGTCGGCGGAGCTGTACCCGCACCTGCACCGCATCGTGGGCAACCCCGTGAACCCGGCCTACTTCCCCGAGTTCCAGTCCACCTACACGGACCACATGACTTTCTGGGAGAGAGCTCACAACGCTTACGATACCCTGCAGTCCTTCCGGATGCCCGGAGACTTTGGGCCAAGGCAGGATGAGACAATGAGAAAACATTTCGGCAGCGAACTCCACAGCATTCATGAGCTGCAGTACAACATCAGCCTGCTGCTCGCCAACAACCACTACTGCACCGGCTATCCAAAGCCGCTGCAGCCCAACGTAATACAAATGACAGGACTTCATATCACAGGAAAGAGTAACCCACTGCCACAG GACATACAGCGCTTTCTTGACGGAGCGAAGCAGGGCGCCATCTACTTCAGCCTTGGCTCAAACGTGAAGAGCAGCAGCCTCCCCGGCGACACACTGCGAGCCCTGCTGGAAGCTTTCTCACAGCTGCCGCAGAGGGTGCTCTGGAAGTTTGAGGACGACTCCCTGCCGGGAAAGCCCGCCAACGTCATGGTCGCCAAGTGGCTCCCTCAGCAGGATGTGTTGG CTCACCCAAACGTGCGACTATTCATCACCCAGGGCGGACTTCAAAGTTTCAATGAGGCAGCATACTATGGAGTGCCTCTCATTGGAATACCGTTTTTTGGGGATCAAGGATACAACGTGGCAAAGATGGTCAGTGCGGGAATAGGGATGAAACTGGATTTCAAGAGTATTACAAAAGAGAAGATGCTACAAACTATTCAGACAGTGCTAGGGGATAAGAG CTACCAGGAGAACATGAAGCGTTACTCTGCCGTATACCGAGAACACCAGCGCACGTCTCTGGAAAACGCAGTGTGGTGGGTGGAGTACGTGATCCGCCACCAGGGGGCGCCTCACCTGCGCAGCGCTGCCCTCGACCTGCGCTGGTGGCAGCTGCTGCTGCTCGACGTCCTTGCCTTCATACTGGCTGTGGCGGCCGTGGCGGCGTTTGCCTTCTACAGGCTGATGCGCTGCTTGGTGTCGACCGTATCTAGACCGAGCAAGATCAAGAAACAGTGA
- the LOC126252762 gene encoding UDP-glucosyltransferase 2-like isoform X2 produces MKIALLLLPLLFHACTCARILGINPTPSISHQLPFLIIMRALAEHGHQVTIITTDPMKDPPPNTTQVDVSFMYEKWKRDVHFFQLSQLPKFDAANFMGGVAVSDCEAQFQFPAVKELVQSGQKFDVVIMELFLHFCYLGMVQKLGAPPVVGFWSAELYPHLHRIVGNPVNPAYFPEFQSTYTDHMTFWERAHNAYDTLQSFRMPGDFGPRQDETMRKHFGSELHSIHELQYNISLLLANNHYCTGYPKPLQPNVIQMTGLHITGKSNPLPQDIQRFLDGAKQGAIYFSLGSNVKSSSLPGDTLRALLEAFSQLPQRVLWKFEDDSLPGKPANVMVAKWLPQQDVLAHPNVRLFITQGGLQSFNEAAYYGVPLIGIPFFGDQGYNVAKMVSAGIGMKLDFKSITKEKMLQTIQTVLGDKSYQENMKRYSAVYREHQRTSLENAVWWVEYVIRHQGAPHLRSAALDLRWWQLLLLDVLAFILAVAAVAAFAFYRLMRCLVSTVSRPSKIKKQ; encoded by the exons ATGAAGATCGCCCTGCTGCTTTTGCCGCTGTTGTTCCACGCGTGCACATGTGCGAGGATCCTGGGCATCAATCCCACACCGTCCATCAGCCACCAGCTGCCCTTCCTCATCATCATGCGAGCTCTCGCTGAACATGGTCACCAAGTCACCATCATCACCACTGACCCTATGAAG GATCCACCGCCAAACACTACCCAAGTCGATGTATCCTTCATGTACGAAAAGTGGAAAAGAGATGTCCATTTCTTCCAGTTGTCTCAACTTCCGAAGTTCGATGCCGCCAACTTCATGGGAGGGGTTGCTGTATCTGACTGTGAAGCTCAGTTCCAATTTCCGGCTGTGAAGGAACTAGTCCA GTCAGGTCAGAAATTCGACGTGGTGATCATGGAGCTGTTCCTGCACTTCTGCTACCTCGGCATGGTGCAGAAGCTGGGCGCTCCCCCCGTGGTTGGCTTCTGGTCGGCGGAGCTGTACCCGCACCTGCACCGCATCGTGGGCAACCCCGTGAACCCGGCCTACTTCCCCGAGTTCCAGTCCACCTACACGGACCACATGACTTTCTGGGAGAGAGCTCACAACGCTTACGATACCCTGCAGTCCTTCCGGATGCCCGGAGACTTTGGGCCAAGGCAGGATGAGACAATGAGAAAACATTTCGGCAGCGAACTCCACAGCATTCATGAGCTGCAGTACAACATCAGCCTGCTGCTCGCCAACAACCACTACTGCACCGGCTATCCAAAGCCGCTGCAGCCCAACGTAATACAAATGACAGGACTTCATATCACAGGAAAGAGTAACCCACTGCCACAG GACATACAGCGCTTTCTTGACGGAGCGAAGCAGGGCGCCATCTACTTCAGCCTTGGCTCAAACGTGAAGAGCAGCAGCCTCCCCGGCGACACACTGCGAGCCCTGCTGGAAGCTTTCTCACAGCTGCCGCAGAGGGTGCTCTGGAAGTTTGAGGACGACTCCCTGCCGGGAAAGCCCGCCAACGTCATGGTCGCCAAGTGGCTCCCTCAGCAGGATGTGTTGG CTCACCCAAACGTGCGACTATTCATCACCCAGGGCGGACTTCAAAGTTTCAATGAGGCAGCATACTATGGAGTGCCTCTCATTGGAATACCGTTTTTTGGGGATCAAGGATACAACGTGGCAAAGATGGTCAGTGCGGGAATAGGGATGAAACTGGATTTCAAGAGTATTACAAAAGAGAAGATGCTACAAACTATTCAGACAGTGCTAGGGGATAAGAG CTACCAGGAGAACATGAAGCGTTACTCTGCCGTATACCGAGAACACCAGCGCACGTCTCTGGAAAACGCAGTGTGGTGGGTGGAGTACGTGATCCGCCACCAGGGGGCGCCTCACCTGCGCAGCGCTGCCCTCGACCTGCGCTGGTGGCAGCTGCTGCTGCTCGACGTCCTTGCCTTCATACTGGCTGTGGCGGCCGTGGCGGCGTTTGCCTTCTACAGGCTGATGCGCTGCTTGGTGTCGACCGTATCTAGACCGAGCAAGATCAAGAAACAGTGA